A stretch of Gemmatimonas aurantiaca T-27 DNA encodes these proteins:
- a CDS encoding SH3 domain-containing protein: MQTRHGFTLLSLQEFEHWLTQQRVGRTVLTLQQHHTWSPSYRQFSGANHFELQQGMKYHHVTNNGWADIGQHFTSFPDGSIMTGRSLELVPACIKGQNAHAICIEHIGNFDAGSDTMSPSHRSAIVGMTASICRRFAIPVNTDRVVYHHWFDLDTGARTNGTGTTKTCPGTAFFGGNTVQHAQNSFLPLVRQQLGGQPPAPLPSTVRYGVVKADTLNVRAAPAANAARSNIVRLGAILRIHDERDGWYRLSATNEEWVSTRYVQLVDRATVNADVLNVRSGPGTQFDKLAALARSQEVFVHERRDGWCRIGQESRWVAASHLTFA; the protein is encoded by the coding sequence GTGCAGACACGTCACGGCTTCACGCTGCTGAGCCTTCAGGAATTCGAGCACTGGCTCACGCAGCAACGCGTGGGTCGTACCGTGCTCACGCTGCAGCAACACCACACCTGGTCGCCCAGCTATCGGCAGTTCAGCGGCGCGAATCACTTTGAACTGCAGCAGGGCATGAAGTACCACCATGTCACCAACAATGGTTGGGCCGACATCGGGCAGCACTTTACCAGCTTCCCCGACGGCTCCATCATGACCGGCCGATCGCTCGAACTGGTGCCGGCGTGCATCAAGGGGCAAAACGCGCACGCCATCTGCATTGAGCACATCGGCAATTTCGACGCGGGCAGCGACACCATGTCTCCATCGCACCGTTCGGCGATCGTTGGCATGACGGCCAGCATCTGCCGCCGCTTCGCGATTCCGGTGAATACCGACCGTGTGGTCTATCATCACTGGTTCGATCTCGACACCGGGGCGCGCACCAACGGCACCGGCACCACCAAGACCTGCCCCGGCACCGCGTTCTTCGGCGGCAATACCGTGCAGCACGCGCAGAACAGTTTTCTGCCGCTCGTCCGTCAGCAACTTGGTGGCCAGCCGCCAGCCCCGCTTCCCTCCACGGTGCGCTATGGCGTCGTGAAAGCCGACACCTTGAACGTGCGCGCCGCACCGGCCGCCAATGCTGCGCGCAGCAACATCGTGCGGCTCGGCGCCATCCTGCGCATCCACGATGAGCGCGACGGCTGGTATCGCCTCTCGGCCACCAACGAGGAATGGGTGAGCACCCGGTACGTCCAACTGGTCGACCGTGCGACGGTCAATGCCGATGTGCTCAACGTGCGCAGCGGCCCGGGAACGCAGTTCGACAAACTCGCCGCACTCGCGCGCAGCCAGGAAGTGTTTGTCCATGAGCGACGCGACGGATGGTGTCGCATCGGACAGGAATCCCGCTGGGTCGCAGCGTCCCATCTCACATTCGCCTGA
- a CDS encoding CocE/NonD family hydrolase, with translation MFDPRLRMAGLALLLATASTVAKAQNARPAPDQAGVARLTAQYVKREVSIPMRDGTKLFTAIYVPRDSSKAVPILLMRTPYSVAPYGATAYPAQLGPFPDIDKEGWIFVNQDVRGRYMSEGYHQFMTPNRGPNRKTGDVDESTDTYDTIEWILKNVHHHNGRVGTWGNSAPGFFVTAGMIDAHPAHKFAYPSAPMVDWWMGDDRHMNGLFKLSQTYNFMRNFDQPRNGLITQYPAGPASGTTDGYAWHLAMGAFSNYGPGPLQNRVAFWDSITVHADYDAFWQARAIWKHAKNITPAVLLVGGWYDVEDPYGMLRLNQSMQADSRSTKQMFVVGPWSHGGWNRADFPTFGAFTNGSPTGKFFRDSIGMPAFRCLLKDDCGNFQFGGALMFEAGTNQWKRFEAWPPKQARQRTLYLREQGRVAFEAPKSAGAAGIDRYVSDPTKPVPYTMGTTFGFNAQYPTEDQRFASRRPDVLVYRSDVLTEDLTVAGPLSALLHIASTGTDADFVVKVIDQYPNDAAPEFEGGPRLDAYERLVRPGVARARWRKGYTRSVPLVANTADTIRVPLDDVMHTFKKGHRIVVHVQSSWYPAVDRNPQRFVPNIYKAKDSDFQSATMTIYRTAARASHLSLTVMP, from the coding sequence ATGTTCGACCCTCGTTTGCGCATGGCCGGTCTGGCCCTGTTGCTGGCCACGGCGTCCACGGTGGCCAAGGCTCAGAACGCCCGCCCCGCCCCCGACCAGGCGGGTGTCGCCCGGTTGACGGCCCAGTACGTCAAACGTGAAGTGAGTATCCCGATGCGGGATGGTACCAAGCTGTTCACAGCCATCTATGTGCCACGGGACAGCAGCAAGGCGGTCCCGATCCTGCTCATGCGCACGCCGTACAGTGTGGCTCCCTATGGGGCCACGGCGTATCCGGCACAGCTCGGCCCCTTCCCCGACATCGACAAGGAAGGTTGGATCTTCGTGAACCAGGATGTACGTGGTCGCTACATGAGCGAAGGCTATCACCAGTTCATGACACCGAATCGCGGACCCAATCGCAAGACCGGCGATGTGGATGAATCCACGGACACGTACGACACGATCGAGTGGATTCTGAAGAACGTCCACCATCACAATGGTCGTGTTGGCACCTGGGGCAACTCGGCACCCGGCTTCTTCGTGACCGCAGGCATGATCGACGCACATCCAGCCCACAAGTTTGCGTATCCATCGGCGCCGATGGTGGACTGGTGGATGGGCGATGACCGCCACATGAATGGTCTGTTCAAGCTGTCGCAGACCTACAACTTCATGCGCAACTTCGACCAGCCGCGCAACGGACTGATCACCCAGTATCCCGCCGGTCCAGCGTCGGGCACAACGGATGGCTATGCCTGGCACCTCGCCATGGGCGCCTTCTCCAACTACGGCCCCGGTCCGCTGCAGAACCGCGTCGCGTTCTGGGACTCCATCACCGTCCACGCCGACTACGACGCATTCTGGCAGGCCCGCGCCATCTGGAAGCACGCCAAGAACATCACCCCCGCCGTGCTGCTGGTCGGTGGGTGGTACGACGTGGAAGACCCGTATGGCATGCTGCGGCTGAATCAGAGCATGCAGGCCGACAGCCGGAGCACCAAGCAGATGTTCGTGGTCGGGCCGTGGTCACACGGCGGCTGGAACCGTGCCGACTTCCCGACGTTCGGTGCATTCACCAATGGCAGTCCGACCGGGAAGTTCTTCCGCGATTCCATCGGTATGCCTGCTTTCCGCTGTCTTCTCAAGGATGACTGCGGAAACTTTCAGTTCGGCGGAGCGCTGATGTTCGAGGCCGGCACCAATCAGTGGAAGCGATTCGAAGCGTGGCCGCCCAAGCAGGCGCGTCAGCGCACGCTGTACCTGCGTGAACAGGGACGGGTCGCCTTTGAAGCGCCGAAGTCCGCTGGCGCGGCAGGGATCGACCGGTACGTGAGTGATCCGACGAAGCCCGTGCCATACACGATGGGCACGACCTTCGGTTTCAACGCACAATATCCCACCGAGGACCAGCGCTTCGCGTCCCGTCGTCCGGACGTACTGGTCTATCGCTCGGACGTACTCACCGAGGACCTGACGGTCGCCGGCCCACTCTCGGCCCTGCTGCACATCGCCAGCACCGGCACCGACGCGGATTTTGTGGTGAAGGTCATTGATCAATACCCCAATGATGCCGCTCCGGAGTTCGAAGGCGGACCGCGCCTCGATGCCTATGAGCGTCTTGTACGCCCCGGCGTTGCGCGTGCTCGCTGGCGCAAGGGTTACACGCGCAGTGTGCCGCTGGTGGCCAATACGGCCGACACCATCCGCGTGCCGCTCGACGACGTGATGCACACGTTCAAAAAGGGCCATCGCATCGTGGTGCATGTGCAGAGCTCGTGGTATCCCGCCGTCGATCGCAACCCGCAGCGATTCGTTCCCAACATCTACAAGGCCAAGGATTCCGACTTCCAATCCGCCACCATGACCATCTACCGCACGGCGGCCCGTGCCTCCCACCTCTCGCTCACTGTCATGCCGTAA